In a genomic window of Thermoproteus tenax Kra 1:
- a CDS encoding Hsp20/alpha crystallin family protein: MSQDLIEEIRRTFDELSKAIQKTVEDVVRTTTSTVRKITVEQGINIKEQGDDAIIEIDMPGLEPGDISLFVSKEGDYVKAEGARGERKYSKKVFLPFKIEPSTVKASYKNGVLTLTAKKSKPQEIQIKVE, encoded by the coding sequence ATGTCCCAGGACTTAATCGAGGAAATAAGGAGGACTTTCGACGAGCTGTCCAAGGCGATCCAGAAGACGGTCGAGGATGTTGTGCGGACTACCACAAGCACGGTGAGAAAGATCACAGTGGAGCAAGGCATCAACATCAAGGAGCAAGGCGACGATGCAATAATAGAGATAGATATGCCCGGCCTAGAGCCAGGCGATATATCCCTCTTTGTCTCAAAAGAGGGTGACTACGTTAAAGCCGAGGGCGCCAGAGGCGAGAGGAAGTACAGCAAGAAGGTGTTTCTCCCGTTCAAGATAGAGCCATCTACCGTCAAAGCCTCATATAAGAACGGCGTACTGACTCTGACCGCGAAGAAGAGCAAGCCCCAGGAGATCCAGATCAAAGTCGAGTGA
- a CDS encoding RecB-family nuclease, producing the protein MDLAVAVYNVSSLPRLMEMAKVAYGFGVKRLVGARVFGSAAQQIGDLFKYALKVGGEVLIFNDLRDAYEALRPDVVIALTRPEKGVEPLGEPPQGRTLLVVSGTDLPITPRELPQGAKLAYAVDADIGSVGQLAVALYKLKKELTRL; encoded by the coding sequence GTGGATCTAGCGGTGGCCGTCTACAACGTGTCGAGCTTGCCCAGACTAATGGAGATGGCGAAGGTGGCCTACGGATTCGGCGTAAAGCGGCTGGTGGGCGCGCGCGTCTTCGGGTCGGCCGCACAGCAGATAGGCGATTTGTTCAAATACGCGCTGAAGGTCGGGGGCGAGGTGCTCATTTTCAACGACTTGAGGGACGCGTACGAGGCCCTAAGGCCCGACGTAGTCATAGCCTTGACGAGGCCCGAGAAGGGCGTGGAGCCGTTGGGCGAGCCGCCGCAGGGCAGAACCCTCTTGGTCGTCAGCGGGACGGACCTCCCCATAACGCCGAGGGAGCTCCCGCAGGGCGCCAAACTGGCCTACGCAGTGGATGCCGACATAGGCTCTGTGGGGCAGTTGGCCGTGGCACTCTATAAATTGAAAAAAGAGCTCACTCGACTTTGA
- the udp gene encoding uridine phosphorylase, which translates to MGSAKRPYVGDKVYHLMVERGRVPRHVLLPGDPGRVPKIASYWDESTEIARNREFVTYVGRYKGIPIAATSTGIGSGSTAIAVEELLAVGADTFIRVGTTGALRREIRPGDVIIATGAVRWDGASRWYAPPEYPAVAHWSVVSALVQAAQSLGVRYHVGIVASTDSFYVGQERPGYGGFLPPWARGLVETLRSLNVLSFEMESATIFTLASIYGAKAGGVYAAIANRETDEFVPEAGVEDAIKVANEAVKILAQSA; encoded by the coding sequence ATGGGCTCAGCAAAGCGGCCTTACGTGGGAGACAAAGTATACCACTTGATGGTGGAGCGAGGCCGAGTGCCGCGGCACGTGTTGTTGCCCGGAGACCCCGGCAGAGTGCCCAAGATAGCCTCATACTGGGATGAGTCAACTGAGATAGCCCGCAACAGAGAGTTCGTCACATATGTCGGCAGATATAAGGGCATCCCCATAGCTGCCACTTCCACGGGCATCGGCTCGGGCTCTACGGCCATTGCGGTCGAGGAGCTTTTGGCGGTCGGCGCCGACACGTTCATCAGAGTGGGGACAACGGGCGCCTTAAGGAGGGAGATCAGGCCGGGCGATGTGATAATAGCCACTGGGGCCGTTAGATGGGACGGGGCAAGCAGATGGTACGCCCCTCCCGAATATCCAGCTGTTGCCCACTGGTCTGTCGTCTCAGCGCTAGTGCAGGCGGCCCAGTCGTTGGGCGTGAGGTACCACGTGGGCATTGTGGCGTCCACGGACTCCTTCTACGTGGGCCAGGAGAGGCCGGGATACGGCGGATTTCTGCCGCCGTGGGCCAGAGGGCTTGTGGAGACGCTCCGCTCTCTGAACGTATTAAGCTTCGAGATGGAGTCAGCCACGATCTTCACACTTGCGTCGATCTACGGCGCGAAGGCCGGCGGAGTCTATGCGGCCATTGCCAACAGAGAGACCGACGAATTTGTACCCGAGGCGGGCGTGGAGGACGCGATCAAAGTGGCCAACGAGGCTGTCAAGATCCTGGCACAGTCCGCCTAG
- the mvk gene encoding mevalonate kinase, with product MIRVFAPGVIKLFGEHAVVYGQPAIATAVDRGAWVLCERGERTVIRAGPAQAQIEYDLDGDVAWARGHEPFLSYVKTALRKAGESFGPLKASFEVKNDFPPSVGAATSASVSVAILKAYSACLGVDVSGEELARLAHKVELEVQGAASPMDTAVSALGGVLRIETSPFRYRRLATPIRELVLAVLPRRGTTKEIVAEVRGLKSRHKSIDAVIEAIGKIADEAEECLSRGDLVCLGELMEVNNWLLGALSVVGHEVVLLLHNLRPYIYGGKISGAGRGGVVVLLPKDAERLAEALKSMGIQHYHVRIDEGGARLV from the coding sequence GTGATCAGAGTCTTCGCTCCTGGAGTCATTAAACTATTTGGGGAACACGCGGTCGTCTATGGCCAGCCTGCCATAGCTACAGCAGTGGATAGGGGAGCCTGGGTCCTCTGCGAGCGGGGGGAGAGGACTGTGATAAGGGCGGGGCCTGCGCAGGCGCAGATCGAGTACGACCTAGACGGAGATGTGGCGTGGGCCAGAGGACACGAACCCTTTTTGTCTTATGTCAAGACAGCTTTGAGGAAGGCTGGGGAGTCCTTCGGCCCTCTTAAGGCCTCGTTCGAGGTCAAGAACGACTTTCCGCCCAGCGTGGGGGCCGCAACTTCCGCCTCGGTCTCCGTCGCAATCTTGAAGGCATACTCGGCGTGTCTCGGCGTAGATGTTAGTGGGGAGGAGCTGGCCCGCCTAGCTCACAAGGTCGAGTTGGAGGTGCAGGGGGCCGCGTCCCCTATGGATACGGCGGTCTCAGCCTTGGGCGGCGTGTTGAGGATAGAGACAAGCCCCTTCAGATACCGGAGGTTGGCTACGCCTATCCGGGAGCTGGTTTTGGCCGTGCTGCCGAGGAGAGGGACGACAAAGGAGATAGTGGCGGAGGTCAGAGGGCTTAAATCTAGGCACAAATCGATAGACGCCGTAATAGAGGCCATCGGCAAGATCGCCGATGAGGCCGAGGAGTGCCTGAGCAGAGGCGATCTGGTGTGTCTGGGCGAGCTCATGGAGGTCAACAACTGGCTGTTGGGCGCTCTCAGCGTCGTTGGCCACGAGGTGGTTCTGTTGTTACACAACCTGAGGCCCTATATCTACGGAGGAAAGATAAGCGGAGCTGGGCGCGGGGGGGTAGTGGTTCTTCTGCCCAAAGACGCCGAGAGGCTTGCCGAGGCTCTCAAGTCGATGGGCATACAACACTACCACGTGAGGATAGACGAGGGAGGGGCGAGGCTAGTATGA
- a CDS encoding 50S ribosomal protein L10 yields MSSVQQAAKRAYSRTRPYPQNKTRILSELEELVKHYNYIFLFDLHELSSRILHEYRYRLRGRAVIKVAKHNLMRLALRRVYGEVPPEVDKELFGERAYIFTNENPALFVRIVEANAVRRKARGGDVAPYDIIAPAGPTNLSPGPILSKFGKLKIPTRVQEGKIWIAKDSPVVKAGQQITDEIADILRVLGVEPIYEKLRLLGIIWRGSRFVSIEEVSIDVKKYTEMVQQAAAAARNLALNVVYPTPEVLSAVIPAAHMRAVALAVKLGIVSKETLPALLARASAEAAALAAVIAPKVPDLGIQVAQQSQVQQAEQKAEGEKKEEKAEEGEKGPSEEDIASGLASLF; encoded by the coding sequence ATGTCGTCTGTCCAACAAGCGGCCAAGAGAGCTTACTCGAGGACGAGGCCCTATCCGCAGAACAAGACAAGGATATTGTCGGAGCTCGAGGAGCTAGTTAAACACTACAACTATATATTCCTCTTCGATCTCCACGAGCTCTCGTCGAGGATATTGCACGAGTACAGATACAGGCTGAGGGGCCGCGCTGTGATAAAGGTCGCCAAGCACAACCTCATGAGGCTGGCTTTGAGGAGGGTCTACGGCGAGGTGCCGCCTGAGGTGGACAAGGAGCTGTTTGGAGAGAGGGCCTACATCTTTACTAACGAGAACCCCGCCCTCTTCGTCAGAATAGTTGAGGCCAACGCAGTCAGGAGGAAGGCCCGGGGCGGCGACGTAGCTCCTTACGACATAATCGCCCCCGCTGGTCCCACCAACCTCTCGCCGGGTCCCATATTGAGCAAGTTCGGCAAACTGAAGATACCCACGAGGGTGCAAGAGGGCAAGATCTGGATAGCTAAGGACAGCCCAGTTGTTAAAGCCGGGCAGCAGATCACCGACGAGATAGCCGATATTCTGAGGGTTTTGGGAGTAGAGCCCATCTACGAGAAGCTGAGACTATTGGGGATCATCTGGAGAGGCAGCAGGTTCGTCAGTATAGAGGAGGTGTCCATTGACGTAAAGAAGTATACGGAGATGGTGCAACAGGCCGCGGCCGCCGCGCGCAACCTCGCGCTAAATGTGGTGTACCCAACGCCCGAGGTACTCTCGGCGGTAATACCGGCGGCTCACATGCGCGCCGTTGCTCTAGCGGTAAAGTTGGGCATAGTCTCCAAGGAGACGTTGCCGGCGCTCTTGGCTAGGGCGTCGGCCGAGGCGGCGGCGCTAGCCGCAGTTATAGCGCCTAAGGTTCCCGACTTAGGCATACAAGTGGCGCAACAGAGCCAAGTACAACAAGCGGAACAGAAAGCCGAGGGAGAAAAGAAGGAGGAGAAGGCCGAGGAGGGCGAGAAGGGGCCCAGCGAGGAGGACATAGCCAGCGGCCTGGCGTCGCTCTTCTAG